From one Brachypodium distachyon strain Bd21 chromosome 4, Brachypodium_distachyon_v3.0, whole genome shotgun sequence genomic stretch:
- the LOC100834531 gene encoding putative inactive receptor-like protein kinase At1g64210, translating to MGRIRILAAAVVLALLACWPTCEVRGKETDDVLTSLVEFLATLAGGDPAAPQRIGWNASVDPCAGTGVASQWGKTVTCFDTTETNAGHVKKIELEALGLSGTIDAASLCAAPALRVVSLQGNALRGELPAGVSACSGLTHLYVDGNRLSGPLPGSSVSQLRKLLVLDVSRNDFSGELPAGLSAVHGLKRFIANDNQFVGTVPDFNLPSLENFTVSNNNLTGPIPQSLQRFGSESFSGNAAGMCGEPALSACPLPPPNDETADQDEEDKESKSRRTRRVLMYLGYALLGAVILGFVVYKICSRKRKNKLGRKSRGGKVKDAFDSSDPTTTTTMTASKSASAASAYSLPASVERSAAAAPSTSSLVVLRRSGTASVTSTAAAAAAKELRFEDLLKSPAELLGRGRYGSSYKVVVPSGAALAVKRVKDASVSDDEFRRRMERVARARHPAVLPPLAFYCAAQEKLVVYEFLANGSLAKILHGSIESSQAPLDWPARLHIAAKVADGMAFMHSSLRGDGSGSYSSSSTPSTPSSGEAATDGANANAVAVAHGSLKSSNILFTASMEPCVSEYGVIAPPPQLGGGSSRSSGLRADVRAYGVLLLELLTGKCTAAQGDGAELARWVTSVIREEWTAEVFDRALLSRGAAVSEQRMVQLLQVAMRCVEASPGEAPPTMREVAGMVNAIVEEDDRSLSAEA from the exons ATGGGGAGAATAAGGATCCTTGCCGCCGCTGTTGTGCTGGCGTTGCTGGCGTGTTGGCCGACGTGTGAGGTCCGAGGCAAGGAGACGGACGACGTGCTGACGTCCCTGGTCGAGTTCCTGGCAACGCTCGCCGGCGGAGATCCCGCAGCCCCGCAGCGCATCGGGTGGAACGCTTCCGTCGACCCgtgcgccggcaccggcgttGCCTCGCAGTGGGGCAAGACAGTCACGTGCTTCGACACCACGGAGACCAACGCGGGCCACGTCAAGAAGATCGAGCTGGAAGCCCTGGGCCTGAGCGGCACCATCGACGCGGCCAGCCTctgcgccgcgccggcgctccGCGTGGTGAGCCTGCAGGGCAACGCGCTGCGCGGGGAGCTCCCCGCGGGCGTCTCGGCCTGCTCGGGCCTCACCCACCTCTACGTCGACGGGAACCGCCTCTCCGGACCCCTGCCCGGCTCCTCCGTCTCCCAGCTCAGGAAGCTCCTCGTGCTCGACGTCTCCAGGAACGACTTCTCGGGCGAGCTCCCGGCCGGCCTCAGCGCGGTGCACGGGCTGAAAAGGTTCATCGCGAACGACAACCAGTTCGTCGGAACCGTTCCGGATTTCAACCTCCCGAGCTTGGAGAACTTCACCGTGTCCAACAATAACCTCACGGGCCCGATCCCGCAGAGCCTCCAGAGGTTCGGCAGCGAAAGCTTCTCCGGGAACGCCGCCGGCATGTGCGGCGAGCCTGCCTTGTCCGCTTGCCCACTACCACCGCCCAACGACGAGACGGCGGATCAGGACGAGGAGGATAAGGAGAGCAAATCGAGGAGAACGCGGCGGGTCCTCATGTACCTCGGCTACGCGCTCCTCGGCGCCGTCATACTGGGCTTCGTCGTCTACAAGATCTGCtccaggaagaggaagaacaagcTCGGCAGGAAGTCCAGGGGCGGCAAGGTCAAGGACGCGTTCGACAGCAGCGacccgacgacgacgacgacgatgacggcgAGCAAGTCGGCGTCTGCGGCGTCGGCATACTCGCTGCCGGCTTCCGTGGagcggagcgcggcggcggcgccgtcgacgTCGTCGCTGGTGGTGCTGCGGCGGTCGGGCACCGCCTCGGTGAcctcgacggcggccgcggcggcggccaaggagCTGCGGTTCGAGGACCTGCTCAAGTCCCCCGCGGAGCTGCTGGGCCGCGGGCGCTACGGGAGCTCGTACAAGGTGGTGGTGCCCAGCGGGGCGGCGCTGGCGGTGAAGCGGGTCAAGGACGCGTCGGTGAGCGACGACGAGTTTAGAAGGAGGATGGAGCGGGTCGCGCGCGCCAGGCATCCGGCCGtcctgccgccgctcgcctTCTACTGCGCCGCGCAGGAGAAGCTCGTGGTCTACGAATTCCTCGCCAACGGCAGCCTCGCCAAGATACTCCACG GGTCCATAGAGAGCAGCCAGGCTCCCCTTGACTGGCCGGCGCGCCTCCACATCGCCGCCAAGGTGGCCGACGGCATGGCCTTCATGCACTCCAGCCTGCGCGGCGATGGATCGGGCTCCTAttcgtcctcctccaccccctcCACCCCGTCCTCGGGCGAAGCCGCAACAGACGGCGCCAATGCcaacgccgtcgccgtcgcccacGGCAGCCTCAAGTCCTCCAACATCCTCTTCACGGCCAGCATGGAGCCCTGCGTCAGCGAGTACGGTGTCATCGCCCCGCCCCCGCAgctgggcggcggcagcagccggAGCTCCGGGCTGCGCGCGGACGTGCGCGCGTAcggggtgctgctgctggagctgctGACGGGGAAGTGCACGGCGGCGCAGGGCGACGGCGCGGAGCTGGCGCGGTGGGTGACGTCGGTGATCCGGGAGGAGTGGACGGCCGAGGTGTTCGACCGCGCGCTGCTctcccgcggcgccgccgtcagcGAGCAGCGGATGGTGCAGCTGCTGCAGGTCGCTATGAGGTGCGTCGAGGCCTCGCCCGGGGAAGCGCCGCCCACCATGAGGGAGGTCGCCGGGATGGTCAACGCCATCGTTGAGGAGGACGATCGGTCTCTCTCCGCGGAAGCATGA